The Sulfurimonas sp. hsl 1-7 genomic sequence GTATGGTGACTTAGAACAATACTCTTATGAAGAAGCAGATACAAGGTATCAATGTATAGATATGCCAAATGGATTTGACGAAAAAGTAACTCTTGATTTTCACTCTCCTTATGGGACCTCAAAAGGGAGTGCCGATCAATATATGCTTGACTTTGCAAGAATATATGACATAAAAACAGCTGTTTTTAGACACTCCTCTATGTTTGGTGGTAGACAGTTTGCTACTTATGATCAAGGTTGGCTTGGATGGTTTACTCAAAAAGCTATAGAAATAAAAACCAATACGCTAAAAGAACCATTTACTATTTCAGGGAATGGAAAACAAGTAAGAGATTTGCTATATGCTAGTGATTGTGTAGATCTTTATATAAAAGCTTCTAAAAAAATAGAAAGTATTAAAGGACAAGCTTTTAATATAGGTGGTGGGATGGAAAATTCATCTTCACTTTTAGAGCTTTTTTCTTTTTTAGAAACTGAACTAGATATTAAAATGACATATACTCAATTACCTCCAAGAGAGTCAGATCAAAGAGTTTTTGTTGCAGATATATCAAAAGCAAAAGCATTAATCGGTTGGGAACCGAAGGTCTCCAAAACAGAAGGCATTAGAAAAATGATTCAATGGATACAAAATGGACAATAAACCTTTATTAACTATAGCAATACCGACATATAATAGATCTGTACAGTTACAGAACACCCTGAATTCAATAATTAATCAAAGTAATTTTGACATATCTAAAATAGAAATCCTTATATCAGATAATGCTTCTCAAGACAATACAATAGATGTTGTTCAATCGTATCAAGAGAAATTTCCTTTTATTCACTATTACAAAAATGATGTTAATCTTGGTATTGATTACAATATTTACAAATGTGTAGATTTATCTAGAACAGACTATGTATATCTATTATCAGATGATGATATTTTGTTAGGGAATAGTATAAAAAAAATGTTAGAATTAATAGAAAACAATCCAAACATTTCCTTTTTTTATCTCAATGGAATTGGTTTTAAATTTGATGATAATAATCATAAAGTATTTTATGATAATCCAGTGATGCAAAACAAGGGAAATATATTATTTACAGATAAAAATAAATTTATAAATTTAATTAGATTACAATCAACTTTCATTTCTGCATTTTTATTACATAGAGAAACTTGGAATATTAATAGAAATAAAGAAAGACTCATTGGCACTGATATTTATTTAACTTATGACTTATTTCATCTGTTATCAAATTCAAAAAAATATATGTTCGTTAGTGAGCCATTAGTTGGCGTACATGAAAGCTATACCGCAGGAAACTATAGAATATTTCATGCATTTGCACATCAATGGCGACAACTATTACTTGAAGAAGCACCATCTATAGGCTTTGATCGCGATATAATGAAAAAAATTTTCAAACAAACATTAAAACATTTGAAAGGTAAGATAAAAGGAATAAAACAAGGAAATCTCAATTCAGAACTCGATTTCAAAACTTTAAAACTTATTTTTACTTCCTTATACGATACAAAAGTATTTTGGCTTTATATATTACCTGCTTTAATTAAGCCTAAGTTCATCTATAAACTTGAATTATTTTTAAATAATACTTTAAGATTAAAGAAAA encodes the following:
- a CDS encoding GDP-mannose 4,6-dehydratase, with the protein product MKYLITGGCGFLGSNIASEILKQGDELVVFDSLYRFGSYQNKEWLESQGEFEFIHGDIRNTNDVERTIKTHKPDVIYHLAGQVAMTTSIADPRMDFEVNVGGSFNLLNAVRLYSPESTIIYSSTNKVYGDLEQYSYEEADTRYQCIDMPNGFDEKVTLDFHSPYGTSKGSADQYMLDFARIYDIKTAVFRHSSMFGGRQFATYDQGWLGWFTQKAIEIKTNTLKEPFTISGNGKQVRDLLYASDCVDLYIKASKKIESIKGQAFNIGGGMENSSSLLELFSFLETELDIKMTYTQLPPRESDQRVFVADISKAKALIGWEPKVSKTEGIRKMIQWIQNGQ
- a CDS encoding glycosyltransferase family 2 protein, with translation MDNKPLLTIAIPTYNRSVQLQNTLNSIINQSNFDISKIEILISDNASQDNTIDVVQSYQEKFPFIHYYKNDVNLGIDYNIYKCVDLSRTDYVYLLSDDDILLGNSIKKMLELIENNPNISFFYLNGIGFKFDDNNHKVFYDNPVMQNKGNILFTDKNKFINLIRLQSTFISAFLLHRETWNINRNKERLIGTDIYLTYDLFHLLSNSKKYMFVSEPLVGVHESYTAGNYRIFHAFAHQWRQLLLEEAPSIGFDRDIMKKIFKQTLKHLKGKIKGIKQGNLNSELDFKTLKLIFTSLYDTKVFWLYILPALIKPKFIYKLELFLNNTLRLKKKS